From Parambassis ranga chromosome 9, fParRan2.1, whole genome shotgun sequence, the proteins below share one genomic window:
- the elovl7a gene encoding elongation of very long chain fatty acids protein 7a, whose amino-acid sequence MEFDNIKSSVALIYDEFIQNADSRTENWLLMSSPLPQTIIIAAYIYFVTSLGPRLMENRKAFDLKGVLIVYNFSVVALSLYMCYEFVMSGWGTGYSFHCDLVDYSDSPQAVRMAATCWLYYFSKFIEMLDTIFFVLRKKNSQVTFLHVYHHSIMPFTWWFGVRFAAGGQGTFHALLNCVVHVVMYSYYGLTALGPSYQKYLWWKKYLTTIQLIQFVMVTTHISQYFFMKDCPYQFPIFIYIIGLYGLIFLFLFLNFWYHAYTKGKRLPKVLQAQTWAHHTNGVMNGSTNHDKDE is encoded by the exons ATGGAGTTTGATAATATAAAGTCTTCTGTTGCTCTCATATATGACGAGTTCATCCAAAATGCAG ACTCTCGGACGGAGAACTGGCTGCTCATGTCCTCCCCTCTCCCCCAAACCATCATCATCGCAGCCTACATTTACTTTGTCACCTCACTGGGGCCTCGACTGATGGAGAACCGGAAAGCCTTCGACCTCAAAGGAGTTCTCATAGTCTACAACTTCAGCGTGGTGGCCCTCTCACTCTACATGTGTTACGAG TTTGTGATGTCAGGATGGGGAACGGGATACTCTTTTCACTGTGACCTGGTTGACTACTCGGATTCACCACAAGCAGTGAGG ATGGCGGCAACATGCTGGCTTTACTACTTCTCAAAGTTCATTGAGATGTTGGACACT ATTTTCTTTGTGCTGAGAAAGAAGAACAGCCAGGTGACATTCCTTCATGTCTACCATCACTCCATCATGCCCTTCACCTGGTGGTTTGGCGTTCGTTTTGCTGCTG GTGGACAGGGGACATTCCACGCCTTGCTCAACTGTGTCGTCCATGTTGTCATGTACTCATACTATGGGCTGACTGCCTTGGGCCCCAGCTACCAGAAGTACCTGTGGTGGAAGAAATACCTCACTACCATTCAGCTG ATCCAGTTTGTTATGGTGACCACTCACATCTCTCAGTACTTTTTCATGAAGGACTGCCCCTACCAGTTCCCCATCTTCATCTACATCATCGGCCTGTACGGCCTGATTTTCCTGTTTCTCTTCCTCAACTTCTGGTACCACGCCTACACCAAGGGCAAGAGGCTGCCTAAAGTGCTGCAGGCTCAGACGTGGGCTCACCACACCAATGGTGTCATGAATGGGAGCACCAATCATGACAAAGATGAGTGA
- the ercc8 gene encoding DNA excision repair protein ERCC-8, which translates to MLGYLAARQAGLDDPLRLRRAESTRRVLGLQLNPDRDVDRIHGNGINTIDIEAIEGRYMLSGGADGVIAIYDLENYSGKSQYTCKAVCTVGRSSRHVHKFSVETVQWYPYDTGMFVSSSFDKTMKVWDTETLKPAELFEFEGNVYSHHLSPIARKHSLIAVGTKNPKIQLCDLKSGSKIHVLQGHRGEVLSVRWSPRYEHILASASADSKVKVWDVRRASGSLLTLDQHNGDKSKASSEAANTAHNGRVNGLCFTGDGLYLLTTGTDDRMRLWNSASGENTLVNYGKVCNESRKRLQFTVSRGCSPEFVFVPCGSSVAVYALHTGELVTMLRGHYNNVDCCEFHPDYQELYSGGKDCNILAWVPVLRTSDVEEESNRENKVTGGQSSVNPALQDAWSSDED; encoded by the exons ATGTTGGGGTATCTGGCAGCGAGGCAGGCTGGTCTGGACGACCCTCTGCGACTGAGACGTGCAGAGTCAACGAGAAG AGTTCTTGGTCTGCAGTTGAATCCTGACAGAGATGTGGACAGAATTCATGGAAATGGAATCAATACCATTGACATCGAAGCAATTGAGGGAAGATA CATGTTGTCTGGAGGTGCTGATGGTGTAATTGCCATTTATGACCTGGAGAACTACAGTGGGAAATCACAGTACACCTGCAAGGCGGTCTGCACAGTAGGCAG atcTAGCCGGCATGTCCACAAATTCAGTGTAGAGACAGTCCAGTGGTATCCCTATGACACAGGGATGTTTGTCTCTAGCTCTTTTGACAAGACAATGAAAGTCTGGGACACAGAGACATTGAAG CCTGCTGAACTGTTTGAGTTTGAGGGCAATGTCTACAGTCACCACCTATCCCCCATTGCCAGGAAGCACAGTCTtattgcag TTGGCACCAAAAATCCTAAAATCCAGCTCTGTGATCTGAAATCAGGTTCAAAAATTCATGTTCTTCAGG GTCACAGAGGGGAGGTCCTGTCTGTGCGGTGGTCGCCCAGATACGAGCATATCTTAGCCTCTGCCAG TGCAGACAGCAAGGTAAAAGTATGGGATGTGCGCCGTGCTTCAGGGAGCCTTCTGACTCTGGACCAGCACAATGGAGACAAGTCGAAAGCCTCTTCTGAGGCAG CAAACACCGCTCATAATGGTAGAGTGAATGGTCTGTGCTTCACTGGTGATGGCCTCTACCTCCTCACTACGGGAACTGATGACCGTATGAGACTGTGGAATAGTGCCTCTGGGGAAAACACCCTG GTAAATTATGGGAAGGTCTGCAATGAGAGTCGTAAAAGGCTGCAGTTTACAGTATCACGTGGATGCAGCCcagagtttgtgtttgtgccatGTGGCAGCTCGGTTGCAGTATATGCCCTCCACACAGGAGAGCTGGTCACCATGCTCAGGGGCCACTATAACAATGTGGACTGCTGTGAGTTTCACCCGGACTATCAG GAGCTGTACAGTGGAGGAAAAGACTGTAACATTCTGGCGTGGGTTCCTGTCCTCCGTACGTCAGATGTGGAAGAAGAGTCAAACCGTGAAAATAAG GTAACTGGTGGCCAGTCTTCAGTAAACCCTGCTCTTCAGGATGCGTGGAGCAGTGATGAAGACTAA